The Ornithinimicrobium sufpigmenti genome includes the window GCCGACGAGGTCGTCGTCCCCACCGCCTGGGGCTGCTGCGGCATGGCCGGCGACCGGGGGCTGCTGCACCCCGAGCTCACGGCGTCGGCGACGGCGCCGCAGGTGGCCGAGCTCTCCGACCGTGGGTTGCTGGCCGCCCACCCCCAGGAGACCGTCTTCCTGTCCGCCAACCGCACCTGCGAGATCGCGATGACCCGTGCCAGCGGCCGCACCTACCGGCACGTGCTCGAGGCGCTGGAGGCCGCGACCCGCTGAGCCTCCCCTCAGCCGCCCGTCAGGGGCGGGACGGCGGAGCCGTCTGCTCCGGTGGCGGCGGGGTGGTGTGCCGTGCGGCGATCGCGCGCAGGCTGGTGCTGTCCAGGCCCGGCTGGTCCCGGAAGACCGCCTCGCGGTAGTAGCGCAGCTCGGCGATGCTGTCCTGGATGTCGCCCAGCGCCCGGTGGCCACCGGTCTTCTTCGGCGCGGCGAAGTAGGCGCGGGGGTACCAGCGGCGGGCCAGCTCCTTGATCGAGGAGACGTCGACGATGCGGTAGTGCAGGTGGGTCTCGAGCTCGGGCATGTCCCGGGCCAGGAAGGTGCGGTCGGTGCCGACGGTGTTGCCGCCCAGCGGCGCCTTGCGGCCCTCGGGGACGTGCTCGCGCACATAGGCGAGCACCTGCTCCTGGGCGTCCTGCAGCGTGGTGCCGTCCGCGAGCAGCGGCAGCAGCCCGGACTGGGTGTGCATCTCCCGGACGAAGTCGCCCATCTGGTGCAGGGCCTCCTGCGGGGGCCGGACCACGACGTCGACCCCCTCCCCGAGCACGTTCAGCTCGGAGTCGGTGACCAGGCACGCGACCTCGATCAGCGCATCCGCCGTGAGGTCCAGCCCCGTCATCTCGCAGTCGATCCAGACAATCCGTTCACCAGGCACGCGAACAGCGTAGGGGTTGCCGACCGGCGGGATAACCTCGCCTCCATGTCGCACGCGCCCCTGCCGCCACCCACGGGTGACCCCGTGCACGCCGGGTGGCACCAGCTGATGACCTACCAGCCCCAGGTGCCGGCCCCGGCGAACCCCACCCGGCGCCCGGTGCTGCGGGGCATCGTCGTCTGGAGCGCCGTCGCGGTCGTCTTCGGGCTGGCGGCCCTGGCGATGACCTTCGTGGTGACCACGGCGGTCGGCCCCCGCGCCGCCCTGCTGGCCCTGGTGAGCTCGGCGATCGCGCTGGGGATCGTCATACCCCTCTTCCTGTGGGTCGACCGGCTGGAGTCCGAGCCGCCGCGCCTGCTGTGGTTCGCGTTCCTGTGGGGCGCGCTGATCTCCACGCTCGGGGCGCTCGTGCTGGGTGAGCTGGGCCTGGCCTTCTTCGGCGGGCTGGACGCCGACCCGACGGTGGTCGGCGCGGTGCTCGTCGCGCCGGTGACCGAGGAGGTGCTCAAGGGGCTGGGGGTGCTGCTGCTCTTCCTGCTGGCCCGCCGCGAGTTCAACGGGGTCATCGACGGCATCGTCTACGCCGGCATCGTCGCGGCCGGCTTCGCCTTCGTGGAGAACATCCTCTACCTCGGCACCATGTACGTCGACGGCGGCGTGCCGGGCCTCGTCGCGATCTTCGTGATGCGCTGCCTGGTCAGCCCGTTCGCGCACCCGATGTTCACCATCTGCATCGGGCTGGCCCTCGGGCTGATCGCGCACCGCCGCCGCTGGAGCTCGGCCTGGGTCGTGCTGCTCGGGCTGGCCGGCGCGATCTTCCTGCACGGGCTGTGGAACTACAGCGCGGTCGTGCAGTCCGAGGCCTACCTGCTGATCTTCGTGCTGGTCCAGATCCCGCTCTTCGTCGGCTTCCTGCTGCTGCTCTGGTGGGCCCGCCGCCGGGAGTCCCGCCTGCTGCGCGACATCCTGACCGGCTACGGCCTCAACGGCTGGTACACCCCCGCCGAGGTCGCCATGCTCGCCGACCCGGGCGAGCGCCGACGGGCCCGGGCCTGGGCCCGAGGGGTCGCGGGCCGGCGCGCCCAGCAGGCGATGCGGGCCTTCCAGGACGAGAGCGGGGAGCTGGCCATGGTGCGCAAGCACCTGGTGCACGACGGGACCGGGGCCGACCCGCAGTGGCTGGAGCACGAGCGACGCCTGCTGGAGACGGTCAGCGCCCACCGCCGGGTCTTCGTCCCCGGGGCCTGACCCAGGAGCCTGACCCAGGAGCGTGACCCGGCCAGCGTCGCCTGAGGAGCGTGGCTCAGGACTGGCGGGGGCCGCTGTAGACCCCCCGGAGGCGGAACCGCATACCGGGCTCGCGCAGCTCCTCGACCGCGTGCGCGGTCCAGCCGGCCGTGCGGGCGCAGGCGAAGATCACCGGCCCCGCATCTCGCGGCAGGCGCAGGGTGCACACCAGGAGCGCGAGTGCCACGTCGACGTTGAGCACCCAGCCGCGTCGCTCGAGCAGCTCTGCCTCGACGGTGCGCAGCGCCGCCAGCTCGGCGCGGTCGCACTCCGGCTCCAGCAGATCGAGCAGGAGCTGGGCCCGGGGGTCCTGCTCGGTGTAGACCACGTGCCCGAAGCCGGGTGGACGTCGGCCGGTCAGCGCCGCGTCGATGGCCGCCTGCGGGTCGTGGAGCGCCCCGGTCAGCCAGTCCAGCGCCTGCAGCGAAGCGGTGAGGTGCAGCGGACTGTCGGCCGCGGCGAGCCCGGCGAGGAGCGCGCTGTAGGGGTCGGCGCCGGAGGAGACCG containing:
- the orn gene encoding oligoribonuclease — translated: MPGERIVWIDCEMTGLDLTADALIEVACLVTDSELNVLGEGVDVVVRPPQEALHQMGDFVREMHTQSGLLPLLADGTTLQDAQEQVLAYVREHVPEGRKAPLGGNTVGTDRTFLARDMPELETHLHYRIVDVSSIKELARRWYPRAYFAAPKKTGGHRALGDIQDSIAELRYYREAVFRDQPGLDSTSLRAIAARHTTPPPPEQTAPPSRP
- a CDS encoding PrsW family intramembrane metalloprotease → MSHAPLPPPTGDPVHAGWHQLMTYQPQVPAPANPTRRPVLRGIVVWSAVAVVFGLAALAMTFVVTTAVGPRAALLALVSSAIALGIVIPLFLWVDRLESEPPRLLWFAFLWGALISTLGALVLGELGLAFFGGLDADPTVVGAVLVAPVTEEVLKGLGVLLLFLLARREFNGVIDGIVYAGIVAAGFAFVENILYLGTMYVDGGVPGLVAIFVMRCLVSPFAHPMFTICIGLALGLIAHRRRWSSAWVVLLGLAGAIFLHGLWNYSAVVQSEAYLLIFVLVQIPLFVGFLLLLWWARRRESRLLRDILTGYGLNGWYTPAEVAMLADPGERRRARAWARGVAGRRAQQAMRAFQDESGELAMVRKHLVHDGTGADPQWLEHERRLLETVSAHRRVFVPGA